A window of the Pangasianodon hypophthalmus isolate fPanHyp1 chromosome 12, fPanHyp1.pri, whole genome shotgun sequence genome harbors these coding sequences:
- the psme3 gene encoding proteasome activator complex subunit 3 — translation MSSLLKVDSEIKSKVDVFRERITSEAEDLVANFFPKKLLELDQFLKDPVINIRELKEIHSEINLAVPDPILLTDIHDGLEGQNAKKRKLEDGAGDDKVGGTKVYIMPGGMMKSNGKLVDLIERVKPEIRTLIEKCNTVKMWVQLLIPRIEDGNNFGVSIQEETVAELRTVEGEAASYLDQISRYYITRAKLVSKIAKYPHVEDYRRTVTEIDEKEYISLKIIVSELRNQYVTLHDMILKNIEKIKRPRSSNTDALY, via the exons atgtcttcactTTTAAAGGTGGACAGTGAAATCAAGTCAAAG GTTGATGTTTTCAGGGAACGAATCACATCAGAG GCAGAAGATCTGGTGGCAAATTTCTTCCCtaaaaaattattagaattGGACCAGTTTCTGAAG GATCCTGTAATAAATATCCGTGAACTGAAAGAAATCCATTCTGAGATAAACTTGGCTGTACCAGATCCAATTCTGCTTACCGACATCCATGATGGACTTGAGGGA CAAAATGCCAAGAAGCGAAAACTTGAAGATGGTGCCGGAGATGACAAAG TTGGTGGGACCAAGGTGTATATAATGCCTGGTGGAATGATGAAAAGCAATGGCAAGCTGGTGGACCTGATCGAGAGGGTTAAGCCTGAGATCAGAACCCTCATAGAGAAATGCAACACT GTCAAgatgtgggtgcagttgttgaTTCCAAGAATAGAAGATGGCAACAATTTTGGCGTTTCAATCCAg GAGGAGACTGTGGCTGAGCTCAGAACAGTGGAGGGAGAGGCAGCCTCTTATCTGGACCAGATATCCAG ATACTACATCACAAGAGCAAAGCTAGTTtccaaaatagcaaaatatcCACATGTG gaGGACTATAGGCGCACAGTAACAGAGATTGACGAGAAGGAGTACATAAGTCTCAAGATCATAGTCTCAGAACTGAGAAATCAATAT GTAACTTTGCATGATATGATCCTGAAGAACATTGAGAAGATAAAACGACCACGAAGCAGCAATACGGATGCTCTCTACTAA
- the nbr1a gene encoding NBR1 autophagy cargo receptor a, whose translation MNHPVTVKVNFRGSVKKFPVVDTDKAQWETVEAWIKTTFGLCHFQAKYFDEDNEEISINSQDEYTEALKSAFKQANQLHMNVYKMKGQAEGGPVKAEVKELRIDPRPAPPYRARVKMADKETQVTPERDSVVVKENKVNKVEEEAVPAWFKSYMDRFKDQVVREVVDKMCSEFSGQCCTHRASDPPEEPRTSGTQMAIVSSTTQRTSTPNCSSCKGPATGGGYHCSVCPSCILCEPCSHKHDPSHNLKRTRTPLSVPERGVTPEPRFLRRGDRTVRKAERQRLKAERRQLKAEVKEIKKKLRLEKRGLLWSGATNGTSSSGLGPAPAPAPAPGAAAAPGSEPQASSPEGPKVSCSTLVPTMTALFLDENLPDGTCLEPGTKFIKYWKMRNTGNISWTSDTKLKFMWGNLALESQEQKEVAVPFLKPGQVGMVNVAFVAPMLEGTYTSHWRLAHCGVQFGPRVWCSIVVVPSSGQKLNSHSSKVFMNKHSVLGMDGMCWTGSRDDTRGSSSSKREYYIPSVDLLTAQDLLSFELLDINIVQELEKVPANTPADMTPCMSPVPHYGPTFGKHGLGIVKENAEHTGMKKLQVVQPQRHSENVDLQVPDEGDDDISGTQFVCETVIRSLTLEEEPEHKPPRRVRANHSRPEHHDPTPFNERSLIERIDRPLLPIIKRPEAPPPVQPPNILEEPAISVFSEMLIGSNENLYTDPAALEEEEEVKKEDQDKEEEAGEWDEVSSQASSASSEEYLVVLPDCFDTSKPLGDSLYSSAVSQPGNACRTEPERAQDQTTAEGETVEPTSFMQNSVNRLLYTSQILNTPPLIPEMAPAPVSLSPPPTLRTHRSIQPFVTEIRTLESEENRSCPPENKTNGLGSAHLEAPASAFETCSSQDPRLRHGGLTEGLVKGALSVAASAYKALFTGQSSSTQRPSADPASKEASLIAVLQEMGFSNKLLNQKLLRKHQYNLLDVVNELVQMTDNEWHTTRH comes from the exons ATGAATCACCCAGTTACCGTCAAAGTGAATTTCCGTGGGAGCGTGAAGAAGTTTCCCGTTGTGGATACAGACAAAGCGCAGTGGGAGACAGTAGAGGCCTGG ATTAAAACTACTTTCGGCTTATGCCATTTTCAAGCTAAATATTTTGACGAGGACAATGAAGAG ATATCAATAAACAGCCAAG ATGAGTATACAGAGGCTTTAAAG AGTGCATTCAAGCAAGCCAACCAGCTACACATGAATGTGTATAAGATGAAAGGCCAGGCTGAAGGTGGGCCTGTTAAAGCTGAAGTAAAAGAACTCAGAATTGATCCCAGACCAGCACCACCATATCGTGCCAGAGTAAAAATGGCAGACAAGGAGACACAGGTGACCCCCGAGCGGGACTCG gtggttgtgaaggaaaataaagtGAATAAGGTTGAAGAGGAGGCTGTCCCTGCGTGGTTCAAATCTTACATGGACAGA TTCAAAGATCAGGTAGTGAGGGAGGTTGTGGATAAGATGTGTAGTGAATTTTCTGGCCAGTGCTGTACACACAGAGCCTCTGATCCCCCAGAAGAGCCCAGAACTTCTGGGACACAGATGGCTATAGTCAGTTCCACAACACAGAGGACCTCGACACCTAACTGCAGCAGCTGCAAGGGACCAGCCACTGGAGGAGGATATCACTGCAG CGTGTGTCCCTCTTGCATCTTGTGCGAGCCATGCAGTCACAAACATGACCCCAGTCACAACTTAAAGAGAACAAGGACCCCCTTGTCTGTCCCAGAACGGGGAGTGACTCCAGAGCCCAG GTTCTTGCGGCGTGGAGACAGGACTGTCCGCAAGGCTGAGCGCCAGCGTCTGAAAGCTGAGCGGAGGCAGCTGAAGGCCGAAGTGAAGGAGATTAAGAAGAAGCTGCGGTTGGAGAAGAGAGGCCTGCTGTGGAGTGGAGCCACCAATGGCACCAGCAGCTCAGGTCTTggccctgctcctgctcctgcccCTGCTCCTGGTGCAGCTGCAGCCCCAGGCTCAGAGCCTCAGGCCTCCAGTCCAGA GGGTCCCAAGGTCTCCTGCTCCACCTTGGTGCCCACAATGACAGCCTTGTTTCTGGACGAGAATCTACCAGACGGAACATGTCTGGAGCCTGGCACCAAGTTCATCAAGTACTGGAAGATGAGGAATACTGGGAACATCAGCTGGACTTCTGACACAAAG CTGAAGTTCATGTGGGGAAACCTGGCCTTGGAGTCACAGGAGCAGAAAGAGGTGGCGGTGCCCTTCCTCAAGCCAGGCCAGGTTGGTATGGTGAATGTGGCATTTGTGGCGCCCATGCTAGAGGGCACCTACACCTCCCACTGGCGCCTGGCACACTGCGGCGTGCAGTTTGGCCCGCGAGTGTGGTGCAGCATCGTAGTAGTCCCCAGCTCAGGCCAGAAACTCAACTCCCACTCCAGCAAAGTATTT ATGAATAAACACAGTGTTCTAGGAATGGATGGGATGTGCTGGACTGGCTCCAGAGATGACACCCGGGGGTCCTCCAGCAGCAAGAGAGAGTACTACATTCCCTCTGTGGACCTGCTCACTGCACAG GATCTGCTCTCCTTTGAGTTGCTGGATATAAATATTGTCCAAGAGTTGGAGAAGGTCCCAGCTAACACTCCAGCTG ATATGACTCCGTGCATGTCCCCAGTGCCACATTACGGACCTACATTTGGAAAGCATGGATTGGGCATAGTAAAAGAGAATGCAGAGCACACAGGCATGAAAAAACTCCAAG ttGTGCAGCCTCAGAGACACTCTGAGAATGTGGATCTTCAAGTTcctgatgaaggtgatgatgacaTCAGCGGGACTCAGTTTGTCTGTGAGACCGTGATTAGGTCCCTCACGCTGGAGGAAGAGCCTGAGCACAAACCTCCACGACGAGTTCGAGCCAACCACAGCAGGCCTGAGC ATCATGACCCCACCCCCTTTAATGAGAGGTCCTTGATAGAGAGGATTGACAGACCTCTCCTGCCAATCATTAAGAGGCCAGAAGCTCCACCCCCAGTCCAACCACCCAACATACTCGAAGAGCCTGCTATCTCAG TTTTTTCAGAAATGTTGATTGGCTCTAATGAAAACCTTTACACTGACCCTGCTGctctggaggaggaggaggaagtgaaAAAGGAAGATCAGGATAAAGAGGAAGAGGCAGGAGAGTGGGATGAGGTGAGCAGCCAGGCGTCCTCAGCCTCTTCAGAAGAATACCTTGTTGTCTTGCCTGACTGCTTTGATACCTCCAAACCCCTGGGAGATTCTCTGTACAGCTCAGCTGTGTCCCAGCCTGGAAATGCCTGTAGAACAGAGCCTGAGAGAGCACAGGACCAGACCACCGCAGAGGGGGAGACAGTGGAACCAACATCCTTTATGCAAAACAGTGTGAACAGGTTGCTGTACACCTCTCAGATACTGAACACTCCTCCACTTATTCCTGAAATGGCACCTGCACCTGTCTCCCTGTCACCACCCCCAACTCTCCGTACACACAG gtcaatACAACCTTTTGTGACTGAGATTAGAACACTGGAATCTGAGGAGAACAGATCATGTCCACCTGAGAACAAAACAAATG GATTAGGATCAGCACATCTGGAGGCCCCTGCCAGTGCCTTTGAGACATGCAGCTCTCAGGATCCCAG GCTACGTCATGGTGGCCTCACTGAAGGGCTGGTGAAGGGGGCTCTCTCAGTGGCAGCATCTGCTTACAAAGCCCTGTTCACAGGCCAGAGCAGCTCCACACAG CGGCCCAGTGCAGACCCAGCGTCTAAAGAAGCCTCGCTGATAGCTGTGCTGCAAGAGATGGGCTTCAGTAACAAGCTGCTAAACCAGAAGCTGCTGAGGAAGCATCAGTACAATCTACTGGACGTGGTCAATGAGTTGGTGCAAATGACCGACAATGAATGGCACACAACAAGGCATTGA